From one Solanum stenotomum isolate F172 chromosome 12, ASM1918654v1, whole genome shotgun sequence genomic stretch:
- the LOC125848246 gene encoding dof zinc finger protein DOF3.5-like, with amino-acid sequence MIQEVFAGNTTLIGGGDNNISKLSNITPSSSPISCTTSNSNIPPASANSENLRCPRCDSPNTKFCYYNNYNLTQPRHFCKTCRRYWTKGGALRNVPIGGGCRKNKTITTAKSTAAKLKNSLPFELIGKSGIFGGFEQEIISSNNNPFLFSSPHQNHNPILSLLEGNHHSLNFVKDEHKSIGVNSYNQFPPNNGLWKNNYQENVNSIVGEVQNSRGFQELYQRLKASTNRCYPDSIHGPSSSSMILDSAPVAGGELGFWNPTLSTWLDLPTANGAYL; translated from the coding sequence atgattcaagAGGTCTTTGCAGGAAACACTACACTTATCGGAGGAGGagataataatatttcaaaGCTATCTAATATTACTCCTTCTTCGTCTCCTATTTCTTGTACTACTTCTAATTCCAATATTCCCCCTGCAAGTGCAAACTCGGAAAATCTTAGATGTCCGCGTTGTGATTCCCCAAACACTAAGTTTTGTTACTACAACAACTACAATTTAACTCAGCCTCGTCATTTCTGCAAAACTTGTCGACGTTATTGGACTAAAGGAGGCGCGTTACGCAACGTTCCTATAGGTGGTGGTTGCAGGAAAAACAAGACCATCACTACAGCAAAATCAACTGCtgcaaaattgaaaaattcacTTCCGTTTGAGTTGATTGGAAAATCAGGCATTTTTGGAGGGTTCGAGCAGGAAATAATATCTTCCAATAATAACCCCTTTCTCTTTTCCTCACCTCATCAGAATCATAATCCCATTCTTTCGTTACTTGAAGGAAATCATCATAGCCTTAATTTTGTCAAGGATGAGCACAAATCAATTGGAGTGAATTCGTATAATCAATTTCCTCCCAACAACGGTTTatggaaaaataattatcaGGAAAATGTTAATAGTATAGTTGGTGAAGTGCAAAATAGTAGAGGATTTCAAGAGTTATATCAAAGGCTAAAAGCGTCAACAAATCGATGTTATCCGGATTCCATTCATGGACCATCATCATCGTCAATGATTTTGGATTCGGCTCCAGTGGCTGGAGGAGAGTTGGGTTTCTGGAACCCGACCCTTTCAACATGGTTGGATCTGCCAACAGCAAATGGtgcatatctttaa
- the LOC125847747 gene encoding geraniol 8-hydroxylase-like, whose amino-acid sequence MDYVGGLLLAGTLVLCIGWFAISNKCNKKLPPGPYPLPLIGNLHNILGGQPHQSLDKLAQKYGPIISLRLGQKMTVVISSSTVAKEVLQKQDLAFSSRTIPDAIYALNHYQFSVVWLPVANRWRSLRKILNSYIFSGSRLDANQHLRSGKIQDLIAYCRGFSETGEAVNIGQAAFETSMNLLSNTIFSKDVVDPYANSGKEFKDVVSNIMEDAGKPNLADYFPVFKTIDPQGIRGRVGKHFGKLLQQIEGLIDERLEVRRKSATTGSTDVLDVLLNTSKEDAQAIDRNHIERLCLDLFTAGTDTTSNTLEWAMVEVMRKPYIMKKAKAELAEVIGHGKAIEEADVARLPYLQCIVKETLRMHPPVPFLIRKVDQDVEACGYFVPKDSQVLVHVWSIGRDPAIWEDPLTFKPERFWSSKMDVRGQDFELIPFGAGRRICPGLPLATRTLSVMLGSLLNSFDWKAEGGIAPEDLDVEEKFGITLARSHPLRAVPIPL is encoded by the exons ATGGATTATGTAGGTGGATTGCTACTTGCCGGCACTTTGGTCCTGTGCATTGGTTGGTTTGCAATAAGCAACAAATGTAACAAGAAGCTTCCACCAGGACCATATCCCTTGCCCTTGATTGGAAATCTTCACAACATACTTGGTGGTCAACCTCACCAGTCCCTTGACAAACTTGCCCAAAAGTATGGCCCAATAATCAGCCTCAGATTGGGCCAAAAAATGACAGTGGTTATATCTTCATCCACGGTTGCTAAGGAAGTTTTACAAAAGCAAGATTTGGCCTTTTCTAGCAGAACAATTCCGGATGCAATCTATGCCCTAAATCACTACCAATTCTCTGTGGTATGGCTACCAGTCGCTAATCGATGGAGAAGCCTTAGGAAAATCTTGAATTCCTATATCTTCTCCGGAAGCAGGCTTGACGCCAATCAACATCTCAG GTCCGGAAAGATCCAAGATTTAATTGCTTATTGCCGTGGGTTTAGCGAAACTGGTGAGGCGGTGAATATAGGACAAGCTGCTTTCGAGACCTCTATGAATTTACTTTCGAACACCATATTTTCCAAGGATGTTGTGGACCCTTATGCAAATTCAGGTAAAGAATTCAAGGATGTGGTGTCCAACATCATGGAAGATGCTGGTAAGCCCAATTTGGCTGATTATTTCCCCGTGTTTAAAACAATTGATCCTCAAGGAATAAGGGGAAGAGTAGGCAAGCATTTTGGTAAGTTGCTTCAGCAGATTGAGGGATTGATCGATGAACGATTGGAGGTAAGGAGGAAATCAGCAACTACTGGTAGCACTGACGTTCTTGACGTTCTGTTAAATACCAGCAAAGAAGATGCTCAAGCAATCGACAGAAATCACATAGAACGGTTATGCCTG GACCTATTCACTGCGGGAACCGATACAACTTCAAATACATTAGAATGGGCAATGGTAGAGGTCATGAGAAAACCATACATAATGAAAAAAGCTAAAGCTGAACTTGCTGAAGTTATTGGCCATGGCAAGGCAATAGAAGAAGCGGATGTTGCCCGTCTCCCATATTTGCAGTGCATAGTGAAAGAAACTTTGCGGATGCACCCACCAGTTCCCTTTTTGATCCGAAAGGTAGATCAAGACGTTGAGGCATGTGGCTATTTTGTTCCGAAAGATTCTCAAGTGTTGGTGCATGTATGGTCAATAGGCCGTGATCCAGCTATATGGGAGGATCCTCTGACATTTAAGCCAGAGAGATTTTGGAGTTCGAAAATGGATGTTCGTGGCCAAGATTTTGAACTCATTCCATTTGGTGCCGGTAGAAGAATTTGCCCGGGGTTACCTTTGGCAACCCGGACACTTTCTGTGATGTTGGGTTCATTGTTGAACTCATTTGATTGGAAAGCTGAAGGTGGTATTGCACCAGAAGATTTGGATGTAGAAGAAAAGTTTGGCATTACACTAGCGAGGTCGCATCCATTACGAGCTGTCCCTATTCCGCTATAA
- the LOC125847746 gene encoding geraniol 8-hydroxylase-like — protein MDYVVIVGGLLLAWTLLQWVAISKRGNKNLPPGPIPLPLIGNLHNILGDQPHKSLARLAQKYGPMMGLRMGQITTVVISSSAVAKQVLQKQDLSFSSRTIPDAIRTNNHHHLSVVFLPVCSLWRSMRKILNSNLFSGNKLDATQLLRSQKMQDFITYCGKCSQTGESVNIGQAAFETMLNLLSNTFFSKDVVDPYGNSGKEFEDVVWDVMEESGKPNFADYFPLLKRIDPQGIRRRIGKHSDKLLQLIGGLIDERLEQRRQSPNGGRTDFLEVMLNTSEEDPQAFDRNHIEHLCLDLFIAGTDTTSSTLEWAMVEVMRKPYIMNKAKSEFADVIGKGKIIEEGDIGRLPYLQCIVKETLRMHPPVPFLIRKVDQEVEACGYFVPKNSQVLVNVWSIGRDPATWEDPLTFKPERFWDLKMNVRGQDFELIPFGAGRRICPGLTLATAKLCTMLGSLLNSFDWKAEGDIAAEDLDVEEKFGLTLARARPLRAIPISL, from the exons ATGGATTATGTAGTCATTGTAGGTGGATTACTACTTGCCTGGACTTTGCTTCAATGGGTAGCAATAAGCAAGAGAGGTAACAAAAACCTTCCACCAGGGCCAATTCCCCTTCCATTGATTGGAAATTTGCATAATATTCTTGGCGATCAACCTCACAAGTCACTTGCCAGGCTTGCCCAAAAATATGGCCCAATGATGGGCCTCAGGATGGGGCAAATAACGACAGTGGTAATATCTTCATCAGCCGTGGCAAAACAAGTCTTACAAAAACAAGATTTGTCCTTCTCCAGCAGAACAATTCCAGATGCAATCCGTACCAATAATCACCATCACCTCTCTGTGGTGTTTCTACCTGTTTGCTCTCTATGGAGAAGTATGAGGAAAATCTTGAATTCTAATCTCTTCTCTGGCAACAAGCTTGACGCAACTCAGCTTCTCAG GTCCCAAAAGATGCAAGATTTTATTACTTATTGCGGCAAGTGTAGCCAAACTGGCGAGTCAGTGAATATAGGCCAAGCTGCTTTCGAGACCATGCTTAATTTACTTTCCAATACCTTTTTTTCCAAGGATGTAGTGGACCCTTATGGAAATTCAGGTAAAGAATTTGAGGATGTAGTCTGGGACGTCATGGAAGAATCTGGTAAGCCCAATTTCGCCGATTATTTCCCCCTCTTGAAAAGGATTGATCCTCAAGGGATAAGGCGACGCATAGGCAAGCATTCTGATAAGTTGCTACAGCTGATTGGGGGATTGATCGATGAACGATTGGAGCAAAGGAGGCAATCGCCAAATGGCGGTAGAACAGATTTTCTTGAAGTTATGTTAAATACTAGCGAAGAAGATCCGCAGGCATTCGACAGAAATCATATAGAACACTTGTGCCTG GACCTTTTTATTGCGGGAACGGATACAACTTCAAGTACATTAGAATGGGCAATGGTAGAGGTCATGAGAAAACCATACATAATGAATAAAGCTAAAAGCGAGTTTGCAGATGTTATTGGCAAAGGCAAGATAATCGAAGAAGGCGATATTGGTCGTCTCCCTTATTTGCAGTGCATAGTGAAAGAAACCTTGCGGATGCACCCTCCAGTACCTTTTTTGATTCGCAAGGTCGATCAGGAAGTCGAGGCGTGTGGCTATTTTGTCCCGAAAAACTCTCAGGTGTTAGTGAACGTATGGTCAATAGGTCGTGATCCAGCTACATGGGAGGATCCTCTGACATTTAAGCCTGAGAGATTTTGGGATTTGAAAATGAATGTTCGTGGCCAAGATTTTGAACTCATTCCATTTGGTGCTGGTAGAAGAATTTGCCCGGGATTAACTTTGGCGACAGCGAAACTATGTACAATGTTGGGTTCGTTGTTGAATTCATTTGATTGGAAAGCTGAAGGCGATATTGCAGCAGAAGATTTGGATGTAGAAGAAAAGTTTGGTCTTACACTAGCGAGAGCACGTCCTTTACGAGCTATACCTATTTCGCTTTAA
- the LOC125847734 gene encoding uncharacterized protein LOC125847734 isoform X2, giving the protein MAKEHSRLCSLIDCYLRPYTETGSASVTKETEKELLIALSQVYTEIKLWMKEYESDDSFEMEGNSVGGGPIIPESHAANHHCLTNVIEVLMVVVAMENPYMNHLIGNILVSVSDFLVESESCWGEYINLLYLCVEVPIFNGLSSMGHTMEVKNLSGDPSPSSLLKLSLKSASWSTAAVIMRVLHNVLKQLNRDLIDQFFNIFLEATIYFISNMPWNLLSEVYHVQGDSNSDRLLQMQEEKPKSILIFQGYLLRLLCSLVKSGWTDAAVIAPAEHPFIFEIKNLLPRLLSSCLSNGQHSDNVAICQYLKHKMLILMIRLSNQIHWEHSIVISWLDLIHTYFQDVLSQPMEEQEFVLDKYLEGSPFGVMTFDMGKKWISSKHLQRLSIFLFLKCSSSLLSMKEMTDQHYACKNLKSCSSFDMNPKCCSRRKALLELHEWLRELLPGDCFIDHDMYSEKRMNFVSSFLQLYMQEDDILFEMLLQMLCLPFYSEKFTNEVALSDDEVREFSLISHLFHPIHFFHLFLAGIHYDHQVLLDYLISKDTGASSAEYLLRCLRKVCDSWNIFIEFSWSGKCQSSKRKKFSTDDHNSMGEITLVSSCVSGDILPPDTKRKKAYGCHNEDYVTQMSPFECARNCLFQLKASIEGLHQKNLFPYNPLVLLRRLTRFQELCGDDGP; this is encoded by the exons ATGGCGAAGGAACACTCACGTCTCTGTTCTCTAATTGACTGTTACCTCCGTCCTTATACT GAAACTGGGTCTGCTTCGGTAACCAAAGAAACGGAGAAAGAACTTTTAATTGCTCTCTCACAG GTTTATACAGAAATTAAGCTGTGGATGAAGGAGTATGAGTCTGATGACAGCTTT GAGATGGAGGGAAACTCTGTTGGTGGAGGTCCAATAATCCCTGAGTCACATGCTGCTAATCATCATTGTTTAACTAATGTTATTGAGGTCTTG ATGGTCGTGGTTGCGATGGAGAATCCATATATGAATCACCTAATTGGCAATATCCTGGTGTCTGTTTCTGATTTTTTGGTTGAATCT GAAAGCTGTTGGGGTGAATATATCAATTTACTGTATCTTTGTGTGGAAGTTCCAATTTTTAATGGTCTTTCTTCTATGGGACATACGATGGAGGTCAAAAACTTGAGTGGGGATCCTTCACCCTCTTCTTTATTGAAGCTCAGCCTGAAAAGTGCAAGTTGGTCAACGGCAGCTGTTATCATGAGAGTTCTACACAATGTACTGAAACAGTTGAATCGGGATCTTATTGATCAGTTTTTCAACATTTTCTTGGAGGCTACCATTTATTTTATCTCAAATATGCCGTGGAATTTGTTGTCGGAGGTTTACCATGTTCAAGGGGACTCCAATTCAGAccgcttgcttcaaatgcaagaaGAAAAACCGAAGTCAATACTAATATTTCAGGGATATCTTCTTCGGTTACTCTGTTCGTTGGTTAAAAGTGGTTGGACAGATGCTGCTGTCATCGCTCCAGCAGAGCATccatttatttttgaaataaaaaacctgcttCCTAGACTACTGTCATCATGCCTTAGTAATGGACAACACTCTGATAATGTTGCGATCTGTCAATATCTTAAACATAAAATGTTG ATACTCATGATTCGACTTAGTAACCAAATCCATTGGGAGCACTCAATTGTAATTTCGTGGTTGGATCTTATCCACACATACTTTCAAGATGTATTATCCCAACCTATGGAGGAGCAGGAGTTTGTTCTAGATAAATATCTCGAAGGTTCGCCATTTGGGGTAATGACATTTGATATGGGGAAAAAATGGATTTCATCAAAGCATTTACAGCGGCTGTCTATTTTCCTTTTCCTCAAATGTTCCTCTAGTTTGCTGAGCATGAAAGAAATGACTGATCAACATTATGCATGTAAAAATCTTAAGTCTTGCTCAAGCTTTGACATGAATCCCAAGTGTTGCAGTCGAAGGAAAGCTTTGCTAGAGCTCCATGAGTGGCTCAGAGAGCTTCTCCCTGGCGATTGTTTTATTGACCATGACATGTACTCCGAGAAACGCATGAACTTTGTCTCATCCTTCTTGCAGCTATATATGCAAGAG GACGATATTCTATTTGAAATGCTCTTGCAAATGTTATGCTTGCCATTTTACTCTGAAAA GTTTACTAATGAAGTGGCTTTATCAGATGATGAAGTGAGAGAGTTTTCTCTGATCTCACACCTTTTTCACCCAATACATTTCTTTCACCTATTCTTGGCTGGA ATACACTATGATCATCAAGTTCTTCTTGATTATCTTATCTCAAAAGATACAGGGGCTAGTTCTGCTGAATATCTTTTGAG GTGTCTGCGTAAGGTATGTGATTCGTGGAACATATTTATCGAATTTTCATGGAGCGGAAAATGTCAAAGcagtaaaagaaaaaagttttcaACAGATGATCATAACTCTATGGGAGAGATAACGCTTGTGTCGAGTTGTGTTAGTGGAGATATTTTACCACCTGACACCAAACGCAAGAAAGCGTACGGATGTCACAATGAGGATTATGTAACTCAGATGTCACCGTTTGAATGTGCAAGGAACTGCCTTTTTCAACTTAAAGCATCTATTGAAGGCCTTCACCAGAAGAACCTGTTTCCTTATAATCCACTAGTGCTACTACGTCG TTTGACGCGATTTCAGGAGCTCTGTGGAGATGACGGACCATAA
- the LOC125847734 gene encoding uncharacterized protein LOC125847734 isoform X1 — MAKEHSRLCSLIDCYLRPYTETGSASVTKETEKELLIALSQVYTEIKLWMKEYESDDSFEMEGNSVGGGPIIPESHAANHHCLTNVIEVLMVVVAMENPYMNHLIGNILVSVSDFLVESESCWGEYINLLYLCVEVPIFNGLSSMGHTMEVKNLSGDPSPSSLLKLSLKSASWSTAAVIMRVLHNVLKQLNRDLIDQFFNIFLEATIYFISNMPWNLLSEVYHVQGDSNSDRLLQMQEEKPKSILIFQGYLLRLLCSLVKSGWTDAAVIAPAEHPFIFEIKNLLPRLLSSCLSNGQHSDNVAICQYLKHKMLILMIRLSNQIHWEHSIVISWLDLIHTYFQDVLSQPMEEQEFVLDKYLEGSPFGVMTFDMGKKWISSKHLQRLSIFLFLKCSSSLLSMKEMTDQHYACKNLKSCSSFDMNPKCCSRRKALLELHEWLRELLPGDCFIDHDMYSEKRMNFVSSFLQLYMQEDDILFEMLLQMLCLPFYSEKFTNEVALSDDEVREFSLISHLFHPIHFFHLFLAGIHYDHQVLLDYLISKDTGASSAEYLLRCLRKVCDSWNIFIEFSWSGKCQSSKRKKFSTDDHNSMGEITLVSSCVSGDILPPDTKRKKAYGCHNEDYVTQMSPFECARNCLFQLKASIEGLHQKNLFPYNPLVLLRRYVCLTHLGFSLVSVVFWKLHQTLEFHNIFIISMSSFLIIGVLIISCKLLKISKVFV; from the exons ATGGCGAAGGAACACTCACGTCTCTGTTCTCTAATTGACTGTTACCTCCGTCCTTATACT GAAACTGGGTCTGCTTCGGTAACCAAAGAAACGGAGAAAGAACTTTTAATTGCTCTCTCACAG GTTTATACAGAAATTAAGCTGTGGATGAAGGAGTATGAGTCTGATGACAGCTTT GAGATGGAGGGAAACTCTGTTGGTGGAGGTCCAATAATCCCTGAGTCACATGCTGCTAATCATCATTGTTTAACTAATGTTATTGAGGTCTTG ATGGTCGTGGTTGCGATGGAGAATCCATATATGAATCACCTAATTGGCAATATCCTGGTGTCTGTTTCTGATTTTTTGGTTGAATCT GAAAGCTGTTGGGGTGAATATATCAATTTACTGTATCTTTGTGTGGAAGTTCCAATTTTTAATGGTCTTTCTTCTATGGGACATACGATGGAGGTCAAAAACTTGAGTGGGGATCCTTCACCCTCTTCTTTATTGAAGCTCAGCCTGAAAAGTGCAAGTTGGTCAACGGCAGCTGTTATCATGAGAGTTCTACACAATGTACTGAAACAGTTGAATCGGGATCTTATTGATCAGTTTTTCAACATTTTCTTGGAGGCTACCATTTATTTTATCTCAAATATGCCGTGGAATTTGTTGTCGGAGGTTTACCATGTTCAAGGGGACTCCAATTCAGAccgcttgcttcaaatgcaagaaGAAAAACCGAAGTCAATACTAATATTTCAGGGATATCTTCTTCGGTTACTCTGTTCGTTGGTTAAAAGTGGTTGGACAGATGCTGCTGTCATCGCTCCAGCAGAGCATccatttatttttgaaataaaaaacctgcttCCTAGACTACTGTCATCATGCCTTAGTAATGGACAACACTCTGATAATGTTGCGATCTGTCAATATCTTAAACATAAAATGTTG ATACTCATGATTCGACTTAGTAACCAAATCCATTGGGAGCACTCAATTGTAATTTCGTGGTTGGATCTTATCCACACATACTTTCAAGATGTATTATCCCAACCTATGGAGGAGCAGGAGTTTGTTCTAGATAAATATCTCGAAGGTTCGCCATTTGGGGTAATGACATTTGATATGGGGAAAAAATGGATTTCATCAAAGCATTTACAGCGGCTGTCTATTTTCCTTTTCCTCAAATGTTCCTCTAGTTTGCTGAGCATGAAAGAAATGACTGATCAACATTATGCATGTAAAAATCTTAAGTCTTGCTCAAGCTTTGACATGAATCCCAAGTGTTGCAGTCGAAGGAAAGCTTTGCTAGAGCTCCATGAGTGGCTCAGAGAGCTTCTCCCTGGCGATTGTTTTATTGACCATGACATGTACTCCGAGAAACGCATGAACTTTGTCTCATCCTTCTTGCAGCTATATATGCAAGAG GACGATATTCTATTTGAAATGCTCTTGCAAATGTTATGCTTGCCATTTTACTCTGAAAA GTTTACTAATGAAGTGGCTTTATCAGATGATGAAGTGAGAGAGTTTTCTCTGATCTCACACCTTTTTCACCCAATACATTTCTTTCACCTATTCTTGGCTGGA ATACACTATGATCATCAAGTTCTTCTTGATTATCTTATCTCAAAAGATACAGGGGCTAGTTCTGCTGAATATCTTTTGAG GTGTCTGCGTAAGGTATGTGATTCGTGGAACATATTTATCGAATTTTCATGGAGCGGAAAATGTCAAAGcagtaaaagaaaaaagttttcaACAGATGATCATAACTCTATGGGAGAGATAACGCTTGTGTCGAGTTGTGTTAGTGGAGATATTTTACCACCTGACACCAAACGCAAGAAAGCGTACGGATGTCACAATGAGGATTATGTAACTCAGATGTCACCGTTTGAATGTGCAAGGAACTGCCTTTTTCAACTTAAAGCATCTATTGAAGGCCTTCACCAGAAGAACCTGTTTCCTTATAATCCACTAGTGCTACTACGTCGGTATGTATGTTTGACACATTTGGGGTTTTCATTAGTTTCTGTTGTATTCTGGAAATTGCATCAGACTCTGGAATtccataatatatttattatttctatgtCATCTTTCCTAATAATAGGAGTTCTTATAATAAGCTGTAAGTTGCTTAAAATAAGCAAAGTGTTTGTTTGA
- the LOC125847736 gene encoding pentatricopeptide repeat-containing protein At3g50420, protein MPPLNEASSIAALLLDKCNSITLISKARQLHSLILTSIPATSRSPYVFNNILSMYARCGSIQDSHILFDKMPERNIVSFNALISAYSRYHHLAHWAFHLFAQLQSESIRPNGLTFTSLLNACSSIKNQVLGSMLHSQCIKFGFLYDVCVQTSVLGMYLNCGVLDCAKKVFCYMHDKDSVAWNTLFFGYLENGKTVEGLQLFGTMLRTGVVPTNFTYTTLLSACSRLRDHLSGKLTHSKVIVSGAAPDLPLYNALLDMYSSCGDSETALKIFRKMKKPDLVSWNSMISGYATNGDGEMAMRMFIQFGQSSRFTPDEYTFAATISAAGTLPAAEYGIPLHGQVEKVGLGASVFVASTLISMYFCNGEVESAQKVFINVLDKDVVLWTEMIAGHCRIGNAESSIRLFHGMLQEGHKADEFTLTSALSVCAEVATVRQGEMIHSLAAKTGYSAEMTVCGSLVDMYAKIGNLAAAELMFSSVTMPNLICWNSMLGAYGYHGKSEEAFTLFNDILQHGLKPDHVTFISLLAACSHCGLVNHGLYFWNYMKETGLEPSLKHYSCMITLLSRAGMLEEAENVIMESPLGVECLQLWRILLSSCVSKGNRIIGIRVAKQVLGMDAEDSATNVLLSNLFASTGRWASVSEIRRKIRGLMLEKDPGLSWLEVMNNTHVFSSSDHSHPQYDEIRAELHRLLGNLTVRSKSIYTGC, encoded by the coding sequence ATGCCACCATTGAATGAGGCCTCTTCCATAGCAGCACTTCTCCTCGACAAGTGCAACTCCATAACCTTAATCAGCAAAGCACGCCAGCTCCATTCCCTCATCCTCACTTCCATACCCGCCACCTCCAGATCTCCTTATGTATTCAACAACATTCTCTCCATGTACGCCCGATGTGGGTCTATCCAAGACTCACATATCCTGTTCGACAAAATGCCTGAGAGAAATATCGTCTCTTTTAACGCCCTCATTTCCGCCTATTCTCGATACCACCACCTTGCCCATTGGGCTTTCCATTTGTTTGCTCAATTGCAAAGTGAGAGCATAAGACCAAATGGGTTAACTTTTACTAGTCTTTTAAATGCGTGTTCGAGCATCAAGAATCAGGTATTAGGCTCTATGCTTCACTCCCAGTGTATAAAGTTTGGATTTTTATACGATGTGTGCGTTCAAACCTCTGTTCTTGGGATGTACTTAAATTGTGGAGTCTTGGATTGTGCAAAGAAAGTGTTTTGCTACATGCATGATAAAGATTCTGTGGCTTGGAATACTCTATTCTTCGGATATTTGGAAAATGGTAAGACTGTGGAAGGCCTTCAGCTGTTTGGCACCATGTTGAGGACCGGAGTTGTTCCTACGAATTTCACTTATACGACATTGTTGAGTGCTTGTAGCAGGTTAAGAGACCATCTTTCTGGGAAATTGACTCACTCTAAAGTGATTGTTTCAGGGGCTGCACCTGATTTGCCCTTGTATAATGCCCTGCTCGACATGTATTCTAGTTGTGGTGATAGTGAAACAGCTTTGAAAATCTTCAGAAAAATGAAGAAGCCAGATTTGGTTTCTTGGAATTCAATGATATCGGGGTATGCAACAAATGGAGATGGAGAGATGGCAATGAGGATGTTCATCCAATTTGGACAATCTTCTCGCTTCACCCCTGATGAATATACATTTGCAGCTACAATTTCTGCTGCAGGAACATTGCCAGCAGCTGAGTATGGGATACCACTTCATGGTCAAGTTGAGAAGGTGGGGCTCGGTGCAAGTGTATTTGTTGCAAGCACACTTATATCAATGTACTTTTGCAATGGGGAAGTTGAGTCTGCTCAAAAGGTTTTCATTAATGTCCTTGATAAGGATGTTGTCCTTTGGACTGAGATGATTGCTGGACATTGTAGGATTGGTAATGCTGAGAGCTCTATTAGATTGTTCCATGGGATGTTACAGGAAGGCCACAAGGCTGATGAATTTACTCTTACCAGTGCCTTAAGTGTGTGTGCTGAAGTGGCAACTGTGAGGCAGGGTGAGATGATTCATTCCCTGGCTGCCAAAACAGGCTATAGTGCTGAGATGACTGTTTGCGGGAGTCTGGTTGATATGTATGCTAAAATTGGAAACCTTGCAGCTGCAGAGCTTATGTTTTCCAGCGTCACCATGCCTAATCTGATATGCTGGAACTCAATGCTTGGTGCATATGGTTACCATGGGAAGTCAGAGGAGGCATTCACGCTGTTCAATGATATTTTACAACATGGCCTAAAACCAGATCATGTAACATTTATCTCTCTGCTTGCAGCATGTAGCCACTGTGGTTTGGTCAACCATGGTTTATACTTCTGGaattacatgaaagaaactgGTTTAGAACCAAGCCTGAAGCATTATTCTTGCATGATCACGTTGTTGAGTCGAGCTGGAATGCTGGAGGAGGCTGAGAATGTTATAATGGAATCACCCTTGGGTGTTGAATGTCTTCAACTATGGAGAATTTTACTGAGCTCCTGTGTAAGTAAAGGAAACCGGATAATAGGAATACGTGTTGCTAAACAGGTTTTGGGCATGGATGCAGAAGACAGTGCAACAAATGTACTGCTTTCCAATTTATTTGCTTCAACTGGTAGATGGGCTAGTGTTTCAGAGATTAGGAGAAAAATAAGGGGACTTATGTTGGAAAAAGATCCTGGTTTAAGCTGGTTAGAAGTTATGAACAATACTCATGTGTTCTCTTCTAGTGATCATTCACATCCACAGTATGATGAAATAAGAGCTGAGCTGCATAGATTACTAGGAAACTTAACAGTCAGAAGCAAATCAATTTATACTGGATGCTGA